In Acidobacteriota bacterium, one genomic interval encodes:
- the holA gene encoding DNA polymerase III subunit delta — protein sequence MPGRALYLADLENALSRGKVAPVYAFLGGEAFLKQRALRKLRKTMFPEGEDPFNYEKAYADESSTIRLLDQARTLPFLGGRRLVVLKNVEALDKGPSNELQALENYLKNPAACTVLVLEYGTEFDPKHKDNQNRKTLKLALGLPEHHLFLRLTEDNLIRFLEKYAVEQQYRIDRASLEVLANRLDGDLTAIAHELEKLHLAADTGPIRRADIERAASRHHTTNIFRLLESLAARDTEGALGQLAFLLETGEAHLKMLLMIGRFYQQALGYVDLSEQGVPEPEILNRLKILSYQARPLKTAVLNYSLDEIRSRLAMVGKWEEQFKSIRIDADTHMEMLLVRLCRRANQAPRKR from the coding sequence GTGCCCGGACGCGCCCTCTACCTCGCCGACCTCGAAAACGCCCTCTCGCGGGGGAAAGTGGCGCCGGTCTACGCGTTCCTCGGAGGGGAGGCCTTTCTCAAGCAGCGCGCGCTGCGGAAGCTCCGGAAAACCATGTTCCCCGAGGGCGAGGACCCCTTCAACTACGAGAAGGCCTACGCCGACGAAAGCTCCACCATCCGCCTGCTGGACCAGGCCCGCACCCTCCCGTTCCTCGGGGGGCGGCGGCTCGTGGTCCTGAAAAACGTCGAAGCCCTGGACAAGGGGCCGTCGAACGAGTTGCAGGCCCTGGAGAACTACCTGAAGAACCCCGCCGCCTGCACAGTCCTGGTCCTCGAGTACGGCACCGAGTTCGACCCCAAGCACAAGGACAACCAGAACCGGAAGACCCTGAAGCTGGCCCTGGGCCTCCCCGAACACCACCTCTTTCTGCGGCTGACGGAAGACAACCTGATCCGCTTCTTGGAGAAGTATGCCGTCGAGCAGCAGTACCGCATCGACCGGGCGTCCCTGGAAGTCCTGGCCAACCGCCTGGACGGGGATCTTACCGCCATCGCGCACGAACTGGAAAAGCTTCACCTGGCCGCCGACACGGGGCCGATACGGCGGGCCGACATCGAGCGCGCGGCGTCACGCCACCACACCACCAACATCTTCAGACTGCTGGAATCCCTGGCGGCACGGGACACGGAAGGGGCCCTCGGCCAACTGGCTTTCCTGCTGGAAACGGGGGAAGCGCACCTGAAGATGCTCCTCATGATCGGGCGGTTCTACCAGCAGGCCCTGGGTTATGTCGACCTGTCGGAGCAGGGGGTCCCGGAGCCGGAAATCCTCAACCGCCTGAAGATCCTCTCCTACCAGGCCCGACCGCTGAAGACCGCCGTGCTCAACTACTCCCTGGATGAGATCCGGTCGCGCCTCGCCATGGTGGGGAAGTGGGAAGAGCAGTTCAAGAGCATCCGCATCGACGCCGACACCCACATGGAGATGCTCCTGGTGAGGCTCTGCCGTCGCGCAAATCAAGCGCCCCGCAAACGCTAG
- a CDS encoding LptE family protein, translating to MRPMEHNLESFATQAPRRSTEPLGTGVRGILSVAALTAVLLAATACYKVSGRYGNLPENIRSIGVPPVENKTTRFNLERLLTPDLRRALARKSAVHVVPRAEGADAVLRVCIESLTVIPTGVDASGTGTAFEVMVTLRVTFTEARTGKVILENPGVIVREPFILPDTGLEFAPEDSPALERLSLRVSEDVVMNVLESF from the coding sequence ATGAGGCCGATGGAACATAACCTGGAATCCTTCGCAACTCAAGCCCCCCGCCGATCCACCGAACCGTTGGGGACGGGGGTTCGAGGCATCCTCTCCGTCGCCGCCCTGACCGCGGTCCTGCTGGCCGCCACGGCCTGCTACAAGGTCTCGGGCCGGTACGGGAACCTGCCGGAAAACATCCGGAGCATCGGCGTGCCCCCCGTCGAGAACAAGACCACCCGGTTCAACCTGGAACGTCTCCTGACCCCGGACCTCCGCCGGGCGCTCGCCCGCAAATCCGCGGTCCACGTGGTCCCCCGGGCCGAGGGGGCGGACGCGGTCCTCCGGGTCTGCATCGAGTCCCTCACGGTCATCCCCACCGGGGTGGATGCCAGCGGGACCGGGACGGCTTTCGAAGTCATGGTGACCCTCCGGGTCACCTTCACGGAGGCCCGGACCGGGAAGGTGATCCTGGAGAACCCGGGGGTGATCGTTCGTGAACCCTTCATCCTGCCGGACACGGGCCTGGAGTTCGCCCCCGAGGACAGCCCCGCCCTGGAGCGGCTCTCGCTCCGCGTTTCAGAGGACGTCGTGATGAACGTGCTCGAGAGCTTCTGA
- a CDS encoding TIGR01212 family radical SAM protein (This family includes YhcC from E. coli K-12, an uncharacterized radical SAM protein.) translates to MIEEPLWYDVNAYFRQTFGGKVWKILVDTGVPCPHRVAAGGCTFCREETILPGQLSVVPPDLSRQIALGKAALRRKYGKVDRFVVYFQRGSALAAPEPEVRAWLRTALEDPETVAVALSARPGDITDPVQRMLAMAGPERVIFVDIGLQSASDETLRRINRGHTREDFARAVRCLAALPEVRSVAHVIVGLPGEGAAENEATFRFLSGLPLHGVKVHHLQVIRGTPLETEFLDGGFEPLDPETFVRRLADGLECLPPEMVIHRLQGDQPRKWVAAPAWHLRKEEIIVRLEAEFRRRGTRQGSRYQAAGSGL, encoded by the coding sequence ATGATCGAGGAACCCCTCTGGTACGACGTCAACGCCTACTTTCGCCAGACCTTCGGGGGCAAGGTCTGGAAGATTCTCGTCGACACCGGGGTCCCCTGCCCGCACCGCGTTGCCGCGGGCGGTTGCACCTTCTGCCGGGAGGAGACCATCCTCCCCGGCCAGCTCTCGGTTGTGCCGCCGGACCTTTCCCGGCAGATCGCGCTGGGGAAAGCGGCCCTTCGCCGCAAGTACGGGAAAGTGGACCGCTTCGTCGTCTACTTCCAGCGGGGAAGCGCCCTGGCCGCGCCGGAACCGGAGGTTCGGGCCTGGCTGCGGACCGCCCTCGAGGACCCCGAGACGGTGGCCGTGGCCCTGAGCGCCCGTCCCGGGGACATCACCGACCCGGTGCAACGGATGCTGGCCATGGCGGGCCCGGAAAGGGTGATCTTCGTGGATATCGGCCTCCAGAGCGCCTCCGACGAAACCCTCCGCCGGATCAACCGCGGCCACACCCGGGAGGACTTCGCCCGGGCCGTTCGTTGCCTGGCAGCCCTGCCGGAGGTCCGGAGCGTGGCGCACGTCATCGTCGGTCTCCCCGGCGAGGGTGCCGCCGAGAACGAGGCCACCTTCCGTTTCCTGTCGGGGCTGCCGCTGCACGGTGTGAAAGTGCACCACCTGCAGGTCATCCGGGGGACTCCCCTCGAGACGGAGTTTTTGGACGGCGGGTTCGAGCCCCTCGATCCTGAAACGTTCGTCCGGCGGTTGGCGGACGGTCTCGAGTGCCTGCCGCCGGAGATGGTGATCCACCGCCTCCAGGGAGACCAGCCGCGGAAGTGGGTGGCGGCGCCCGCCTGGCATCTGCGCAAGGAGGAGATCATCGTCCGCCTGGAGGCCGAGTTTCGCCGGCGCGGCACCCGGCAGGGGAGCCGGTATCAGGCGGCAGGCTCCGGGTTGTAG
- the trmB gene encoding tRNA (guanosine(46)-N7)-methyltransferase TrmB codes for MSMPTSAGGSPTANRQVSLSSLLSEPDDSLRRPPPLSPLAVTVNGFRDAGGWVGVFGRHAPLELEIGFGWDPFLCDEASRRPETDFVGIEYDGKRVEHFVRRAEKRGLANVRAVFGDAFHLIPRLFAHRELSRVYIHFPDPWHKKRQQKNRLLGPHFLELLFYHVTPGGELVAGTDSADYKDFIHESLSAVGGVVNLNAPAPWADRLPGHPETRFERLFRQQGKPIHYFHYRREASFDDRHVAAVEALRAQVPGRMNAMPHAVFDRALDLAAWALAFKPFSWTEAGTLYKVTEVWTPVAGTGLLLEGVMVREGHDALFYVELRLKAGRSVLRVSPVREVERDELLFRFLAGLARRLLEFFPGARLERHNLGKYIEGKDKGT; via the coding sequence ATGAGCATGCCAACGTCCGCCGGAGGGTCCCCAACGGCAAACCGTCAAGTCTCCCTGTCCTCGCTCCTGAGCGAGCCGGACGATTCCCTTCGACGTCCGCCCCCCCTGAGCCCCCTGGCGGTCACCGTCAACGGTTTTCGCGACGCCGGCGGCTGGGTGGGCGTTTTCGGCCGGCACGCCCCCCTCGAGCTGGAGATCGGCTTCGGCTGGGACCCCTTCCTCTGCGACGAGGCCTCCCGGCGCCCCGAGACCGACTTCGTGGGGATCGAGTACGACGGCAAGCGGGTGGAGCATTTCGTGCGCCGGGCGGAAAAGCGGGGGCTGGCCAACGTGCGGGCCGTCTTCGGCGACGCCTTCCACCTGATCCCCCGCCTCTTCGCCCACCGGGAGCTGTCCCGGGTCTACATCCACTTCCCCGACCCCTGGCACAAGAAGCGCCAGCAGAAGAACCGCCTCCTGGGGCCCCACTTCCTCGAACTGCTCTTCTACCACGTGACGCCGGGCGGGGAACTGGTGGCGGGGACCGACTCCGCGGACTACAAGGACTTCATCCACGAGAGCCTGTCCGCGGTGGGCGGCGTGGTCAACCTCAACGCCCCCGCGCCCTGGGCGGACCGTCTCCCGGGGCATCCCGAGACCCGGTTCGAGCGGCTTTTCCGGCAGCAGGGGAAGCCAATCCACTATTTCCATTACCGCCGCGAGGCGTCCTTCGACGACCGGCACGTCGCCGCCGTCGAGGCCCTGCGCGCGCAAGTCCCCGGGAGGATGAACGCCATGCCCCACGCCGTCTTCGACCGCGCCCTGGACCTCGCCGCCTGGGCCCTCGCTTTCAAGCCCTTCTCCTGGACGGAGGCGGGGACCCTTTACAAGGTGACGGAGGTGTGGACCCCCGTCGCGGGGACGGGGCTCCTCCTGGAGGGGGTCATGGTCCGGGAGGGGCACGATGCCCTGTTCTACGTGGAACTCCGGCTCAAGGCCGGCCGGTCGGTGCTCCGGGTCTCGCCGGTTCGGGAGGTGGAGCGGGACGAGCTTCTCTTCCGCTTCCTGGCGGGCCTGGCGCGGCGGCTGCTGGAGTTCTTCCCCGGGGCCCGGCTCGAACGGCACAACCTGGGGAAATATATCGAGGGAAAGGACAAAGGGACCTAA
- the uvrB gene encoding excinuclease ABC subunit UvrB: MNEHPDTDEHGLKALSYQGIAYGGALGRSRPFRLASDFVPRGDQARAVRTLADNLAAGVPHQVLLGVTGSGKTYSMARIIAATGRPALVLAHNKTLAAQLYHEFRSFFPDNAVEYFISYYDYYQPEAYIPASDTYIEKDVQINEEIDRLRHSATRSLFERRDCIIVASVSCIYGLGSPEAYFGMVLFLETGQTLDRHEFLHRLVELQYARNDFAPGVGNFRARGDTVDIFPPYGEGMVRVSFFGDEIEDLCLADPLTGAVLSRHERLPVYPKSHYVIPRSRWDAAVASIKAELKEAEARFQAESKFLEHQRIHERTLFDLEMIKELGYCRGIENYSRHLTGRRPGEPPPTLLDYLPKDHLVFVDESHVTLPQVRGMFNGDRSRKTTLVEHGFRLPSALDNRPLNFDEFRARINQVIYVSATPARYEIELSESRVAEQLVRPTGLLDPAVEVRPTKGQMDDLYAEIRRRADRGERVLVTTLTKKMAEDLADYFRELGLRVAWLHSDVESLERIRILRDLRAGVFDVLVGINLLREGLDLPEVSLVAILDADKEGFLRSRSSLIQTMGRAARHVNGTAILYADEVTESMNLAVEETYRRRSLQEAFNREHGITPESVVKPLNEELVRICNADYVDLTAALGPAEGFRSAEEVAAEIAELEKRMKEASGRLEFEKAAGFRDRIRDLRKVLMEALENEAMAIPLPESDPDRGPGRGGRRRGRRI; the protein is encoded by the coding sequence ATGAACGAACACCCCGACACCGACGAACACGGCCTCAAGGCGCTGAGCTACCAGGGGATCGCCTACGGCGGGGCCCTGGGGCGCAGCCGGCCTTTCCGGCTGGCCTCGGACTTCGTCCCCCGGGGCGACCAGGCCAGGGCCGTCCGGACCCTCGCGGACAACCTCGCCGCGGGCGTCCCCCACCAGGTCCTCCTGGGCGTGACGGGAAGCGGCAAGACCTACAGCATGGCCCGCATCATCGCGGCCACGGGCCGGCCGGCCCTGGTGCTTGCCCACAACAAAACCCTGGCGGCCCAGCTCTACCACGAGTTCCGCTCCTTCTTCCCCGACAACGCCGTGGAGTACTTCATCTCCTACTACGACTACTACCAGCCCGAGGCCTACATCCCTGCTTCGGACACCTACATCGAGAAGGACGTCCAGATCAACGAGGAGATCGACCGCCTCCGCCACTCGGCCACCCGCAGCCTCTTCGAGCGACGCGACTGCATCATCGTGGCCAGCGTCAGCTGCATCTACGGCCTGGGCTCCCCCGAGGCCTACTTCGGCATGGTCCTGTTCCTGGAGACGGGGCAGACCCTCGACCGCCACGAGTTCCTCCACCGCCTGGTGGAGCTGCAGTACGCCCGCAACGACTTCGCCCCGGGGGTGGGGAACTTCCGCGCCCGGGGCGACACCGTGGACATCTTCCCCCCCTATGGAGAGGGGATGGTGCGGGTGTCCTTCTTCGGCGACGAGATCGAGGACCTGTGCCTCGCCGACCCCCTGACGGGCGCCGTCCTCTCCCGCCACGAACGCCTGCCGGTCTACCCCAAGTCCCACTACGTCATCCCCCGCTCCCGCTGGGACGCGGCGGTGGCCTCCATCAAGGCGGAGCTGAAGGAGGCGGAGGCCCGCTTCCAGGCCGAGAGCAAGTTCCTCGAGCACCAGCGGATCCACGAGCGGACCCTCTTCGACCTGGAGATGATCAAGGAGCTGGGCTACTGCCGGGGGATCGAGAACTACTCCCGGCACCTGACGGGACGACGGCCGGGCGAGCCCCCTCCCACCCTGCTGGACTACCTACCCAAAGACCACCTGGTCTTCGTGGACGAGTCCCACGTCACCCTCCCCCAGGTGCGGGGCATGTTCAACGGCGACCGCTCCCGCAAGACCACGCTGGTGGAGCACGGCTTCCGGCTGCCGTCGGCCCTCGACAACCGCCCGCTGAACTTCGACGAGTTCCGCGCGCGGATCAACCAGGTGATCTACGTCTCGGCCACCCCCGCCCGCTACGAGATCGAGCTGTCAGAGAGCCGCGTGGCCGAGCAGCTTGTCCGCCCCACGGGGCTGCTCGACCCCGCGGTGGAGGTGCGGCCGACGAAGGGGCAGATGGACGACCTCTACGCCGAGATCCGCCGCCGGGCCGACCGGGGCGAGCGGGTCCTGGTGACCACCCTCACCAAGAAGATGGCCGAGGACCTGGCGGACTACTTCCGCGAGCTGGGGCTGAGGGTGGCCTGGCTCCACTCGGACGTGGAGTCCCTGGAGCGGATCCGCATCCTCCGGGACCTTCGGGCCGGCGTCTTCGACGTGCTGGTGGGCATCAACCTCCTCCGGGAGGGGCTGGACCTGCCCGAGGTCTCACTGGTGGCCATCCTGGACGCCGACAAGGAGGGCTTCCTGCGCTCCCGCTCCTCCCTGATCCAGACCATGGGCCGGGCGGCGCGGCACGTCAACGGCACCGCCATCCTCTACGCCGACGAGGTCACGGAGTCCATGAACCTGGCCGTGGAGGAGACCTACCGGAGGCGCTCCCTGCAGGAGGCTTTCAACCGGGAGCACGGCATCACCCCCGAGAGCGTCGTCAAGCCCCTCAACGAGGAACTGGTGCGGATCTGCAACGCCGACTACGTGGACCTGACCGCCGCGCTCGGGCCGGCCGAGGGGTTCCGCTCGGCGGAGGAGGTGGCCGCCGAGATCGCCGAGCTGGAGAAGCGCATGAAGGAGGCGTCGGGCCGCCTGGAGTTCGAGAAGGCGGCCGGTTTCCGGGACCGCATCCGGGACCTCCGGAAGGTGCTGATGGAGGCCCTGGAGAACGAGGCGATGGCCATCCCCCTGCCGGAATCCGACCCGGACCGGGGGCCGGGACGGGGTGGGCGCCGCCGGGGGCGCCGGATCTGA